The sequence below is a genomic window from Uranotaenia lowii strain MFRU-FL chromosome 2, ASM2978415v1, whole genome shotgun sequence.
aaattttaccaaatgtactctttttttgttgaaagacatttgattaaaaaaaatcaacgtatttcttccattttatgcaaaaactacgaaaggaatacagcttacaacaaataactttaacattttgttctaataatcatgcatttttagtcgttataaacagtgagcgggataagcgcctttgagtatgcaagcaGTTAtcaatttgcacaaaatttaggtatagtaaaaaaatatttaaaaaaatatataattgtcGTATAAATCACGTAACTTCCAAGACATTAAACGTTTTTGATTGAATTGGAATATATCGGAGCCTCAGATAGCACGAAATATGTACAGTGGAACCCTGCTTATCCGAGCcactattttcattcaaaatccatgtaAAATTGTGTGTTATCATCGAGATATTTTGTTAAGGTATTAAATCTTGAGGAAAAATTACCTTAATtgggttaaattcctaaaaAAACGGTATTAAATTGTCATCTTTGGCAagttcaaaatctaaatttaccaGAAACGTCGggtaaatagaaaaataaattccatGTATTTAGGAAACGAGCTATGATATGCAAAACCAAAGCAAAATGATAGGATTTGTCAATGTATTTTGTTCCTAGGTGGTTCCTCCTCCATTACCTCGGGTAAGgggggttctactgtacatcCTTTTGAATACCATCAGGGTGCAAAGCTCGATAAATATTAGGATCTTGGGTCCACCTGATGGCTGGGATAACGCGGGAGCTCAGAAAACTGGAGTTCAGCTGAACGAAGTTCTACTGGTCAACGTTTCTCCCGACTTTtggataaatgatctcaatgtactctttttggtgtcgcggtatatggtaaccctagtttaGTCCGCTTACCCACGTAAACCACATCTCATCCAACGGGTTCGACACATTCCTGAAGAAGGTTGGCCAGAAGGTTGGAAACCGATACCAAATCATAGCTACcgaaaccacagctacaggagGCTATCACCGGACCCTAATGGAAAactgatattttaaaataacccCTATAAACTCCTCCCTTTTCCCTTGATAAAcaagttgtgaaaaatttaaaaaaaataggaagaTTGTGATCTGTCTTACGCAAACATAAAAGATCAACCAGCAGACGGTTTCACCAAGGCGTTAACGAATTTGAAGCGTTCAAGAAGTTGATAGGACTCGTAGCTTAGGGAGGAGTGTTGGGTCGTAGTAAGCAGCGACTCCTAAGGTGTGGAGCTATAACTTACctatgtttgtgtttgtggggatggctaccatgacattgatcatgttctgtggacgtgtgaacggtttgatcTATCAAGGACTTGGCTACTAGATACCCTTATGGCCCGCAGTAaactacctggtgttccaattcgagataTCTTGACAAACttagatttagaatatttgtaccccatttacaaatatctcaaactgtctgacttggtcgtttagttCTCTTCTCCTCTATCTATACTCTATCTAATGCTTGTTTCGTTATTTCGTTATTAGAACAAACTTTCATCCGACGGGTCCTACAACACCAGAAAAAAAGCTGGCCAGGAAAACGAAAAACCTGAGGTAGCTATcgaaaccacagctacaggaagccaccatCAGACCCTGACGGAGACTATTCTTTTAAGTGACCCCTAGATAATCCTCTTTATTTTCCCATAGTTCAATATTATtaacagttgagtcgccgcgacgattacggccccctCTTACTAAACAAAAGTTAATACCGGCCACATAAACTTTATAAGTacaatgccttaataaaaccatttgtaaataaacataaatcaaaacttaCCTTTCTGAAACCCCACCAGACTCTCTTGTCGTACTTCAACGTTATCTCCATTTTTCTGTCCCGGAGTGATGCCAATCGAGGATGATTGCGTTCCACTGCCACTACTTCCGCTGCCAGAACTAGACTGCGAAAGTGTGATGTTCTGCTGCTGAACAATAAACAATTGATTCACCATCCCTCGGAGCACCGAAGGAACACCCACGATAGCACTGTCTTCACTGTTGGCCGCTATCCGTCGTTCGATCAGTTCGTTAACATCCACCTGACTACAGCCGGCGGAGAGTGAATCATCCACCAGAATCGCGCTGTTGCTAAGCGGGACAAATTCGACTTCACCCTCATAATTGGAGCAGTTTAAAGGTTCTCGTTTAATGGTAACTGAATTTTTAGGTTTGGGGGAGTAGTTCGTTTGAAGAACCGTAATGTTCACGGTTGATTCCTGAAATGATCGTCTCGAAGCTTCCCGGGAAGTTGTAGGGGAAGATCGAACAGGAGAGACGAATGGCGTTGCTTGCCGTACATACATCGGTTCGTTCTGAGTGGAGCTGTATTCGGGTGCGAAATTCTCCGAGTCCGGCATAGGCATGGTGTCTGGACGAGCATTTGTGAGCGGTTGGGGGGAGTCTTCATCGTATTGAATTGTTTTGGGTACAGGAGTCTTTGGCCGGGGTAtcggggtggcgatatgaacgACTTTGGACTTTCTAGGTTCTGATACTGAACAGAGGCTTTCCGATGAATTAGTCGAGATCGCTGATTTGGTTATTTGATTTCGTTCCACATTTTTCTTCTCCCTAATCTGTGATTTGTTCAAAAACACAATACCGCAAGGCAGTTTTCCTTGAGAAAAAGTTGCTTTTTCGAAACTGAAGTATTTGTTAAGATATTTATCTAGTTTAGCCACCGTGTTTTGGCTCTGATCGGGGAATTTCTTCCTCATTTCTTGGGCCACTCTTTCTTCAATGTTGGTAAATTTCCTAAGAAATTCAAGCGTGTATGCCTTAGATGAACTTCCTTCAGCAGGAGACTCGTCCGAATCCGATAATACAATGATGTTTTCTACAACGGAAGCCTCTCGTTCAATTGGAAGCTCGGCAGATGGATTAGCTGTAAGTACTTCAGAAGGTACATCATTTGGTTCAACAGATGATTTAGTGAGGGGTTCAGTGAGAGGTTCAACCGAATGTTCTGGAGAAGGTTGCGCTGTCATTCGATTTACATGCTGTTCCGGTGGTTCATCTTCTGGTAAAATTGGTATATCTAGTGTAGGCACTTCCACTGCTGCAGGAATTTGATCTGGTTGAGACTTTTGAGTTGGTTGCAAAGCATTTATCAATTCTTCGGTATTGAAAAACATTGTACCATGAGTCCCAGGAAGCACAATCTCGGTCGGTTGAGTTGTCGCCATTTCCGAGCGCATTTGTACTATTTCTGAATTTTGCGAACTATTGCCAGGACTATTATCTTCCGAAGAAACCTGCTCCGAGACATTTAAAGAGGGTGGCTTTTGGTACTTCCCAAGTGCATACTCCCGGTTCAAATTGTCGTTGTTAAAGACTAACCATTTAATTCGATCACACTTTTCTTCCAATCGAATTCTGAGAACTGGGAAAATCTGACGAATCGTCGATTCGGAATGACGAATTTTGGCGTTCGATTCGTATAAGATGGCGGCCAGAAGTGGATCAATACCGGAGTCCGAGTGTTGTGGTTTTCGTTTCCGTTCATGCAGCTCGTGTGCATCCAGCAAATACTGGTGCAACTTATCTAACTTGCCACTCCAGTtccgattttgtctttgaaccTGCAACGgagatggatttttttaattgtaattgtaattgtaattgtgctttattgatttaacgtcagcccatcgatataaaatcatagttaggGTCAAGGAAATACAATTCGATAGTCACAAGTGAATTGTTTAATAAACAGATCAACACAAAAAAGCTGCTAGGCAAGATTGAAATcctcatttatttaaaatgtgtAAAGCAGGTATTCATCAAACTGATTAAATAtcctcaaaaaaaatctgtataggCTATTACAAAAATCTCACCTTCCTAATAATGGAATCCTCATATTTCAACAACAGATTAGCCTTCCTCATCGTAACGAAACATTCCTCAACGCCAGCCGTTGCCAGCAGGCTCCGGTAGTGCTGATACTCTTCCTCGCTTCTGAGAGGTTTGTTCAGCGCCAAAAAGAACCGATATTCGTAGTAACTGCTTTCGAACCGAAGCTCATTTAAAGGCTCCCGGATACGGTACTTAGGATCGTTAACAAAATTACGGTACAACTTTTTCCAGTGATGATTGGTTTTGCTGTTCAGCTTTTCCTCGCTCAAATCGCTGCCATAGATCCGAATCACAGCCCTGCGGGCAACATCTCGAACGTTAGTCTTGCTCCAGAATATTTCCCTCGCGTAATGGTTTTCGACCGGgacaatttctttattttgaagATCCTCCTCTGCGGCCAGCGTTTCTTCGATCGTTGGTTCAAACCTTATTCTCTTGCGTGGCGGCAAATTCGAAACCTCCTGATTTGAGGCACAATCTTTAGACTTCTTTCGCGATACCTGGGACCTGATGTTTTCCGCCAGAATCCGAATATCCTGTTGAACTGTTTTGTTTGAAGTAACTGGAGTTTTAGGTTTCTTAAACTTGGGTGCCATGGCTCTGGAGGTGAGTTTAAAAACGCATTTATAGCTACagcttttttaattgaaaaaaaaactatccacGAAAAACGGGCGCACGAatgtttcaatttgaattattttttgtttattgttttcaaaatacccCCGCCAGATTCAGGGCtgcttttaattatttaatagaTCTGTTCAATGAAGAATTATGTGTCGCTCAAAAAGGCACTCACacgatattttgttttaaaaaagttctcATGAAAACGCAGTTTTCTGACTTTGACAGTGATTAGAAGAGTAGAACGCAGCCAAGATCAGTGAATTAGGTCTcctctgtttaaaaaaaaatatgtaaaattgttGTATTAAGTTTTATTGTTTATTCATGGCGTTTTCCTGCGTAGTCCATAAACAACAATTTCAACACATCCTCCAGATCAGATGATCTactctcaatttttaaaattaatgatttattttcatgcagAAACCAgacgataataaatttttaagtccaCCAAGAAAATGTGATCGAATAGTGATCGCCAGTAGTATTGTTCGTATTGGTCGCCAGTATGCCGATTCGCTCTTACCATATGTCATCGGCCATAGAGTTTTTGACATATCTCACGCACATTAACTGGCGTCAAACTGCCGTGTACGGACGAGAACAGGATAATTAACCTCTAAAAATTCCAGAGCAAAAATCGGACAGCCGGCCGACGAATACGTCATTTTTTGaggttaatgttcccaaaattaaaaagtgtTAGTGAAACGCCCTGAATTATAACACGAATACTTCTAGCGGCAAATAAGCCTATACACATAATTTTTCTCCGAATTGTTCTGATTTTATATCCTCatcacctggcatccctgattgTGCATGTGatgctgggttgccaggtgcccagatttgtctgtaaaaccaagacttttcacccttcgtccagatattggtcagacacagattttgcccagatttttgctgagagtgcccagattttacagactttttaaattgagtgatgaaatcaatattcatacatcggatttaggggcttgtgatatagctcagttggcaagtctgttgtctcctg
It includes:
- the LOC129748734 gene encoding uncharacterized protein LOC129748734: MQMLVLMIQLLDLRAMAPKFKKPKTPVTSNKTVQQDIRILAENIRSQVSRKKSKDCASNQEVSNLPPRKRIRFEPTIEETLAAEEDLQNKEIVPVENHYAREIFWSKTNVRDVARRAVIRIYGSDLSEEKLNSKTNHHWKKLYRNFVNDPKYRIREPLNELRFESSYYEYRFFLALNKPLRSEEEYQHYRSLLATAGVEECFVTMRKANLLLKYEDSIIRKVQRQNRNWSGKLDKLHQYLLDAHELHERKRKPQHSDSGIDPLLAAILYESNAKIRHSESTIRQIFPVLRIRLEEKCDRIKWLVFNNDNLNREYALGKYQKPPSLNVSEQVSSEDNSPGNSSQNSEIVQMRSEMATTQPTEIVLPGTHGTMFFNTEELINALQPTQKSQPDQIPAAVEVPTLDIPILPEDEPPEQHVNRMTAQPSPEHSVEPLTEPLTKSSVEPNDVPSEVLTANPSAELPIEREASVVENIIVLSDSDESPAEGSSSKAYTLEFLRKFTNIEERVAQEMRKKFPDQSQNTVAKLDKYLNKYFSFEKATFSQGKLPCGIVFLNKSQIREKKNVERNQITKSAISTNSSESLCSVSEPRKSKVVHIATPIPRPKTPVPKTIQYDEDSPQPLTNARPDTMPMPDSENFAPEYSSTQNEPMYVRQATPFVSPVRSSPTTSREASRRSFQESTVNITVLQTNYSPKPKNSVTIKREPLNCSNYEGEVEFVPLSNSAILVDDSLSAGCSQVDVNELIERRIAANSEDSAIVGVPSVLRGMVNQLFIVQQQNITLSQSSSGSGSSGSGTQSSSIGITPGQKNGDNVEVRQESLVGFQKANPPKRNLFK